In Funiculus sociatus GB2-C1, the following proteins share a genomic window:
- a CDS encoding Uma2 family endonuclease: MVSSSAPNVQDLVTDTWVKASWDEFLVFANSPDYDKGRFYYHKGYMRIEMAAVGPRHGRQNSIVSYIILLYATIKNIPIVVFTNTSFRKAGLDEFQPDLAFYIGSELKIPPETNSPVDLNEYDPPTLAVEIGASTISDDLGRKRLLYERSGVGEYWVVDANLRDAIAFSISEGRSGEIHESLVLPGLEIALVKEALQRSQTEDDGAITRWLLQRFSKN; this comes from the coding sequence ATGGTTTCTAGTTCAGCGCCTAATGTGCAGGATTTGGTGACAGATACCTGGGTAAAAGCCAGTTGGGATGAGTTTTTAGTATTTGCTAATAGCCCAGATTATGACAAAGGAAGGTTCTATTACCATAAAGGGTACATGAGGATTGAAATGGCAGCAGTAGGGCCTCGACACGGACGACAAAATTCAATTGTTTCCTACATTATTCTTCTTTATGCAACTATTAAAAATATTCCAATTGTTGTGTTCACAAATACCAGTTTTAGAAAAGCAGGTTTAGATGAATTTCAACCTGACTTGGCTTTCTACATCGGTTCGGAATTGAAGATACCTCCTGAAACTAATTCACCTGTTGATTTGAATGAGTACGATCCCCCTACGTTGGCGGTAGAAATCGGTGCATCTACTATTAGTGATGATTTGGGGCGAAAGCGGTTATTATACGAACGTTCGGGAGTAGGGGAATATTGGGTTGTTGATGCTAATTTAAGGGATGCGATCGCATTCTCTATCTCTGAAGGACGCAGCGGTGAAATACACGAGTCGCTAGTATTACCAGGATTAGAAATAGCTTTAGTTAAAGAAGCACTGCAACGGAGTCAAACAGAGGATGATGGGGCAATTACTCGCTGGTTACTCCAAAGATTTAGCAAAAATTAA
- a CDS encoding AAA family ATPase, translating to MKLTSIKLCNFRSFYGKTPEILLASGDVRNTTIIHGNNGAGKTSLLNAFSWVLYEKFSAAFASVEQLVNKRAIAEAKSGEAVECWVKIGWEHDSRRYQAQRLCRVYKNETDFEAGKSQLLMYVAGDDGRWLLPREHPEDIINQILPGSLHQYFFFDGERIEQIVRSDKKAEIAEATKKLLGVEVLNNSIKHLKEAEKTLRSELEAIGDSETKQLLKQQQKLEKESEQLAQRQHEIIQELSNQQTLKKETSHRLRELSAAKQLQERRQELENLKASNLENLKRSKEALKKAISTRGYTVLLSETTAQFRTIVDNLKQRGELTTGISREFVKDLLNSKRCICGGELHDGNHAHANVSGWLDKAGIAAVEETAIRMIAQVDEIDKQAPAFWEEIDREQANISKFRQDISQIEAELDKIQEKLRKDPSDDIRNLQKRLDEIESRILELTLDQGGNQQQVINLKAEIEDLGKQISKHKMNEEKQALAQRRIAATQEAIERLTKVKILQEQQFRLELEKRVQQIFTDISFTPYIPRISEKYELTLVENTAGLDAPVAASTGENQILSLSFIGSIIDKVREWSQNKMLMVPDSNTFPIVMDSPFGSLDEIYRRQIAKIIPKLANQLVVLVTKTQWRGEVAEEIADRIGREYVLIYYSSKPDCEQDSIEINGNIYSLVRQSPNEFEYTEIVEVDYGF from the coding sequence ATGAAGCTTACTTCAATCAAACTTTGCAACTTTCGCTCCTTCTATGGCAAGACACCAGAAATTTTGTTAGCCAGTGGAGATGTTCGCAATACTACTATTATTCATGGCAACAACGGCGCCGGAAAAACCAGTTTATTAAATGCGTTTTCTTGGGTGCTGTACGAGAAATTTAGCGCGGCTTTTGCCTCAGTTGAGCAATTAGTGAATAAGAGAGCGATCGCAGAAGCGAAATCGGGCGAAGCTGTCGAATGCTGGGTAAAAATTGGCTGGGAACATGACAGTAGACGCTATCAAGCTCAACGCCTCTGCCGTGTTTATAAAAATGAAACTGACTTTGAAGCTGGCAAAAGTCAATTACTGATGTATGTAGCTGGAGATGATGGGCGCTGGTTACTGCCGCGAGAACATCCAGAAGATATAATTAATCAAATTTTACCAGGTAGTTTGCATCAGTATTTTTTCTTTGACGGAGAGCGAATTGAACAAATAGTTCGCTCTGATAAAAAAGCCGAAATTGCCGAAGCTACTAAAAAGCTTCTGGGTGTGGAAGTGTTAAATAACTCTATTAAGCATCTGAAAGAAGCTGAAAAAACTCTCAGAAGTGAGTTAGAAGCGATTGGCGACTCCGAAACCAAACAACTATTAAAACAGCAACAAAAACTCGAAAAGGAAAGCGAACAACTTGCCCAGCGTCAACATGAGATAATCCAAGAATTGTCAAACCAACAAACCTTAAAAAAAGAAACCAGTCACCGTTTGCGCGAACTTAGTGCAGCTAAACAGTTGCAAGAAAGACGGCAAGAATTAGAAAACCTGAAAGCATCCAACCTAGAAAACCTTAAAAGAAGCAAGGAAGCACTGAAAAAAGCAATTTCTACGCGGGGATATACGGTACTGCTATCGGAAACCACCGCTCAATTTCGGACAATTGTGGATAATTTGAAGCAGCGAGGCGAGTTAACGACTGGAATTTCGCGAGAATTTGTTAAAGATTTACTGAACTCTAAACGCTGTATTTGTGGTGGAGAATTGCACGATGGAAATCATGCTCATGCAAATGTGAGCGGTTGGCTAGATAAAGCGGGAATTGCGGCTGTAGAAGAAACAGCAATTCGCATGATAGCTCAGGTAGATGAAATTGATAAGCAAGCTCCGGCTTTTTGGGAAGAAATTGACAGAGAGCAAGCTAATATTAGTAAATTTAGACAAGATATTTCTCAGATAGAAGCGGAATTAGATAAAATTCAAGAAAAATTGAGAAAAGATCCAAGTGATGATATTCGCAACCTACAAAAACGGTTGGATGAAATTGAATCCAGAATTTTAGAGCTAACGCTAGATCAAGGAGGAAATCAGCAGCAAGTTATAAATTTAAAAGCTGAAATTGAAGACTTAGGGAAACAAATTTCTAAACATAAAATGAATGAGGAAAAGCAAGCATTAGCTCAGCGACGCATTGCTGCAACTCAAGAGGCAATTGAACGTTTAACGAAAGTGAAGATATTGCAAGAACAACAGTTTCGCTTAGAGTTAGAGAAAAGAGTACAACAAATATTTACGGACATTTCTTTTACGCCTTACATCCCCAGAATTAGCGAGAAATACGAGCTGACTCTAGTGGAAAATACCGCAGGTTTAGATGCTCCTGTTGCGGCTTCTACGGGCGAAAATCAAATTCTCAGTCTATCGTTTATCGGTAGCATTATTGACAAGGTGCGAGAATGGAGCCAAAACAAAATGCTGATGGTTCCAGACAGCAACACCTTCCCGATTGTGATGGATTCTCCGTTTGGCAGTTTGGATGAAATTTATCGGCGACAAATTGCTAAGATAATTCCAAAATTAGCAAATCAATTGGTAGTGTTGGTGACAAAAACTCAGTGGCGGGGTGAAGTTGCCGAAGAAATAGCCGATAGAATAGGTAGAGAGTATGTATTGATTTATTATTCTTCTAAACCTGACTGCGAACAAGATTCAATTGAGATAAATGGAAATATATATTCTTTGGTGCGGCAAAGCCCGAATGAGTTTGAATATACGGAAATTGTAGAGGTCGATTATGGTTTCTAG